In one window of Thalassotalea agarivorans DNA:
- a CDS encoding carboxyl transferase domain-containing protein: MTKLVSKINAKSEAFLENAQHMQQQVDDLSALVAEIAKGGNEKSRERHQSRGKLLPRDRVNALLDPGSAFLEFSQLAAYEVYADNVPAAGIITGIGRVAGQECVIVANDATVKGGTYYPLTVKKHLRAQAIALENNLPCIYLVDSGGANLPNQDDVFPDREHFGRIFYNQATMSAQNIPQIAVVMGSCTAGGAYVPAMADESVIVKEQGTIFLAGPPLVKAATGEVVSAEDLGGADVHCKTSGVSDHYANNDEHALGIAKQIVKHLNRRKSIDMAIKPVLPPAYDSKEIYGIIPKDSRQQYDVREVIARIVDGSEFDEFKALYGTTLVCGFAHIFGYPVGIVANNGILFGESAQKGAHFVELCAQRKIPLVFLQNITGFMVGKQYEAGGIAKHGAKMVTAVACANVPKFTVLIGGSFGAGNYGMCGRAYDPRFLFMWPNARISVMGGEQAAGVLAQVKRDQLEKKGEQWSEEEEATFKSPIVDTYEKQGHPYYASARLWDDGVIDPADTRQVLGLAISASLNAEIKDTKFGVFRM, from the coding sequence GTGACTAAATTAGTATCTAAAATTAATGCTAAATCTGAAGCATTTTTGGAAAATGCTCAGCATATGCAACAACAAGTTGATGACTTATCAGCACTTGTTGCTGAAATAGCAAAAGGTGGTAATGAAAAAAGTCGTGAACGACACCAAAGCCGAGGTAAATTATTACCAAGAGATCGTGTTAATGCCCTGCTCGACCCTGGTAGCGCCTTTCTGGAGTTTTCACAATTAGCGGCTTATGAAGTTTACGCTGATAATGTGCCTGCTGCAGGTATTATCACCGGTATAGGCCGCGTCGCCGGTCAGGAATGCGTGATAGTGGCAAACGACGCAACAGTAAAAGGTGGCACCTATTATCCATTAACGGTTAAAAAGCATTTACGCGCTCAAGCTATCGCATTAGAAAACAACCTACCATGTATTTACCTTGTAGATTCAGGTGGTGCCAACTTACCTAATCAAGATGATGTGTTCCCAGATCGCGAACACTTCGGCCGTATTTTCTACAATCAGGCAACTATGTCTGCACAGAATATTCCACAAATTGCGGTTGTCATGGGTTCATGTACTGCAGGCGGCGCTTACGTTCCAGCTATGGCAGATGAGTCTGTTATCGTAAAAGAGCAAGGGACAATATTTCTAGCGGGCCCACCGCTTGTTAAAGCCGCAACCGGAGAAGTCGTTTCTGCTGAAGATTTAGGTGGCGCGGATGTACATTGTAAAACCTCTGGCGTATCTGACCACTATGCCAATAATGACGAACATGCGCTTGGCATTGCGAAGCAAATCGTCAAGCATCTTAATCGACGCAAGTCTATCGATATGGCGATCAAGCCTGTCTTACCACCAGCGTACGACAGTAAAGAGATATACGGCATCATTCCAAAAGATAGTCGTCAGCAATACGATGTGAGAGAAGTTATCGCACGTATCGTCGATGGCAGTGAATTTGATGAATTTAAAGCGCTATATGGCACAACATTAGTGTGTGGCTTTGCACACATCTTCGGCTACCCAGTAGGTATTGTCGCCAATAATGGTATTTTGTTTGGTGAATCCGCCCAAAAAGGCGCTCATTTTGTCGAGTTATGTGCGCAGCGAAAAATCCCATTGGTGTTTTTACAAAACATTACGGGCTTTATGGTGGGCAAACAGTATGAAGCCGGCGGCATAGCAAAACATGGCGCGAAAATGGTTACGGCGGTTGCATGCGCCAACGTACCTAAATTTACTGTACTTATTGGCGGTAGCTTTGGCGCGGGTAACTATGGCATGTGCGGTCGAGCATACGATCCAAGATTCCTATTCATGTGGCCAAACGCACGTATTTCAGTGATGGGCGGCGAACAAGCTGCTGGTGTTCTTGCTCAAGTTAAACGCGACCAATTAGAAAAGAAAGGCGAGCAGTGGAGCGAAGAAGAAGAAGCGACATTTAAATCTCCAATCGTAGATACCTATGAAAAACAAGGCCACCCATACTACGCATCAGCAAGGCTTTGGGATGATGGCGTAATTGACCCTGCTGATACCAGACAAGTATTGGGTCTAGCTATTTCTGCGTCATTAAATGCAGAAATTAAAGACACGAAATTCGGCGTATTTCGTATGTAG
- a CDS encoding enoyl-CoA hydratase/isomerase family protein, whose amino-acid sequence MENKITFKKQGDVAEIRLTNPEKHNAFDDQFIADFTDLLTNIKADESLRVVVIKADGKSFSAGADLNWMKRMAQYSYEQNLADAAALAKMLHLLNYLPQTTIALVNGAAFGGGVGIVSCCDIVLATEKAKFCLSEVKIGLIPATISPYVIDAIGQRASRRYFQTAEVISAQQALSLGLVSELLDAEVLEQRAFELIDTLLANGPEAVKAAKALIFNVDGTVDDDKALATSEQIASIRVSKQGQEGLTAFFERRPANWQKEHKED is encoded by the coding sequence ATGGAAAATAAAATAACCTTTAAAAAGCAAGGCGATGTAGCCGAAATAAGACTCACAAACCCTGAAAAGCATAATGCCTTCGACGATCAGTTTATCGCCGATTTCACCGATTTATTGACTAACATTAAAGCGGATGAAAGTCTTCGCGTGGTTGTAATTAAGGCCGATGGTAAAAGTTTTTCCGCTGGCGCTGATCTCAACTGGATGAAGCGCATGGCACAGTATAGTTATGAACAAAATCTCGCTGACGCTGCTGCGTTAGCCAAAATGTTACACCTGCTTAACTATTTACCACAAACCACTATTGCACTGGTTAATGGAGCAGCTTTTGGTGGCGGTGTAGGCATCGTTAGTTGTTGCGATATCGTATTGGCAACAGAAAAAGCCAAATTCTGTTTAAGTGAAGTAAAAATCGGCCTGATTCCTGCCACAATTTCACCTTATGTTATCGATGCTATTGGTCAACGAGCAAGCAGACGATACTTCCAAACAGCGGAAGTGATATCAGCGCAACAAGCATTATCGTTAGGCTTAGTAAGTGAGTTGTTAGATGCTGAAGTGCTAGAGCAAAGAGCCTTTGAGCTAATAGATACGTTACTGGCCAATGGACCAGAGGCCGTTAAAGCTGCAAAAGCACTTATCTTTAATGTAGATGGCACGGTAGACGACGATAAAGCATTAGCAACAAGCGAACAAATCGCGAGCATCAGGGTATCGAAGCAAGGTCAAGAAGGCCTTACTGCGTTTTTTGAAAGACGCCCTGCTAACTGGCAAAAAGAACATAAAGAGGACTAG
- a CDS encoding acetyl-CoA carboxylase biotin carboxylase subunit, which yields MFKKILIANRGEIACRVIKTARKMGIQTVAVYSDADANALHVKLADEAIHIGESPATKSYLLGDKIIAAAQKTGAEAIHPGYGFLSENADFCRACEKAGVVFIGPNVKAIETMGSKSAAKQAMEQANVPLVPGYHGLNQGPSRLKNEASDIGYPVLLKAVAGGGGKGMRVVNQESEFQDALDAAKRESKAAFGDDAMLIEKYLTQPRHVEIQVFCDTLGNAVYLFERDCSLQRRHQKVIEEAPAPNMSLSLRQKMGEAAVACARTIGYVGAGTVEFLLDKDDSFYFMEMNTRLQVEHPVTELITGQDLVQWQLLVANGQPLPMQQEQLTIKGHAFEARIYAEDAENNFLPSTGTLSYLLAPEESEHVRVDTGVEQGDEISMYYDPMIAKLIVWDQNRDAALGRLAQALKKYRVRGVKTNIDFLYNLAICPPFVEADLDTNFIEKHADLIFKKQNITLSDEVAIAAFIFYHKLTQQAQSTVSNSEDVHSPWHNLNSFRLNLAASQLLSLTFQDTKIQCILTNNAGNLSVDVNGEIFDITGEVVGDQVNLIVNTQHKQMNFAFDGNDLELFTEEGALHFQYYDGSQVEAEQQQDASLAAPMNGTVVKVLVAEGDTVEKDAPLMVMEAMKMEHTVKAPKAGKVTNVYFKDGDMVDGGAVLLALEE from the coding sequence GTGTTTAAAAAAATACTGATTGCAAACCGCGGTGAAATAGCCTGTCGCGTAATAAAGACAGCAAGAAAAATGGGCATTCAAACCGTCGCTGTCTATTCAGATGCTGATGCCAATGCTCTGCACGTTAAACTAGCAGATGAGGCGATACACATTGGCGAAAGCCCTGCAACAAAGAGCTATTTATTAGGCGATAAAATCATTGCAGCGGCACAAAAAACAGGCGCAGAAGCCATTCATCCTGGTTATGGGTTTCTTTCTGAAAATGCTGACTTTTGCCGAGCATGTGAAAAAGCTGGCGTTGTATTTATTGGCCCCAACGTGAAAGCGATTGAAACAATGGGCTCTAAATCCGCGGCGAAGCAAGCAATGGAACAGGCAAACGTGCCGCTAGTGCCTGGCTATCATGGCTTAAATCAAGGACCGAGTAGACTCAAAAATGAGGCAAGTGATATCGGCTACCCTGTACTGCTTAAAGCAGTTGCTGGTGGTGGCGGCAAAGGTATGCGCGTTGTTAACCAAGAAAGCGAATTTCAAGATGCATTAGATGCAGCAAAACGAGAATCTAAAGCAGCATTTGGTGACGATGCGATGTTGATTGAGAAATACCTCACGCAACCAAGACATGTTGAGATCCAAGTGTTTTGTGACACCCTAGGTAATGCCGTTTACTTGTTTGAGCGCGACTGCTCTCTACAACGCCGTCATCAAAAAGTAATCGAAGAAGCGCCTGCTCCAAACATGAGTTTGTCATTGCGCCAAAAAATGGGTGAAGCTGCCGTTGCCTGTGCTCGCACCATTGGATATGTAGGCGCAGGTACGGTCGAATTTTTGTTAGACAAAGACGACAGCTTCTACTTTATGGAAATGAATACCCGCCTTCAGGTGGAACACCCCGTAACAGAGTTAATCACTGGGCAAGATCTTGTGCAATGGCAATTGTTAGTCGCCAATGGCCAGCCACTGCCAATGCAACAAGAACAACTAACCATAAAAGGTCATGCCTTTGAAGCTCGTATTTACGCGGAAGATGCTGAAAACAACTTTCTGCCTTCTACAGGTACATTAAGCTATTTGTTAGCACCTGAAGAAAGTGAGCATGTGCGCGTTGATACAGGCGTGGAACAAGGCGATGAAATAAGCATGTACTACGACCCTATGATCGCGAAACTGATAGTTTGGGATCAAAATCGAGATGCTGCGCTAGGTCGACTTGCGCAAGCACTTAAAAAATATCGTGTACGTGGCGTTAAAACTAACATCGATTTTCTTTATAACTTGGCTATATGTCCGCCATTTGTCGAAGCCGATTTAGATACCAATTTTATTGAAAAGCACGCTGATTTAATCTTTAAAAAGCAAAACATAACGCTGTCGGATGAAGTAGCCATTGCGGCCTTTATTTTCTATCATAAGCTGACACAGCAAGCTCAATCGACGGTCAGCAATAGTGAAGATGTGCACTCTCCTTGGCACAATTTAAATAGCTTTAGATTAAATCTAGCGGCAAGCCAACTGCTCAGTTTAACGTTTCAAGATACGAAAATTCAGTGCATATTAACCAACAACGCTGGCAACCTTAGTGTTGATGTTAATGGTGAAATTTTTGATATCACCGGTGAAGTTGTTGGCGACCAAGTAAACCTAATCGTCAACACTCAACACAAGCAAATGAATTTTGCTTTCGACGGAAATGACTTAGAGCTATTTACTGAAGAAGGCGCCCTGCACTTCCAATACTATGATGGCAGCCAGGTAGAGGCCGAGCAGCAGCAAGATGCGAGCCTAGCAGCACCTATGAACGGTACAGTAGTTAAAGTGCTCGTTGCTGAAGGTGACACGGTTGAAAAAGACGCTCCGCTGATGGTCATGGAAGCTATGAAGATGGAACATACGGTAAAAGCACCAAAGGCTGGTAAAGTCACCAATGTCTATTTCAAAGACGGTGATATGGTCGATGGCGGCGCTGTGCTACTTGCATTAGAAGAGTAA
- a CDS encoding hydroxymethylglutaryl-CoA lyase, with amino-acid sequence MDMALPKFVKIVEVGPRDGLQNEKSALTVNDKVGLIDLLSDTGLSTVESGSFVSPKWVPQMANSDQVLAGIKRKSGVTYTALTPNKRGFDNALDAQADEVAIFGAASESFTQKNINCSIDESLERFQDVMHAAKQHNLPVRGYVSCVLGCPYEGYIEPDKVAKVSKALLDMGCYEVSLGDTIGVGTVASTAIMLDAVLAHISADKLAVHFHDTYGQALANIHVALRKGIAVVDSAVAGLGGCPYAKGASGNVATEDVLYMLNGMGIETGVDMDKLLVASSYIQSLVGHNQSKVAKALLAK; translated from the coding sequence ATGGATATGGCCTTACCTAAGTTTGTAAAAATTGTAGAAGTAGGACCAAGAGACGGCCTGCAAAATGAAAAATCGGCTTTAACGGTAAACGATAAAGTCGGTTTGATTGATTTGTTGTCAGACACCGGCCTTAGTACCGTGGAGTCGGGAAGTTTTGTGTCCCCCAAGTGGGTGCCTCAAATGGCCAACTCTGATCAAGTGTTAGCTGGCATTAAACGCAAAAGTGGCGTTACCTATACTGCCTTAACGCCAAATAAACGTGGTTTCGACAATGCGCTTGACGCGCAGGCAGACGAAGTCGCTATTTTTGGTGCGGCTTCAGAAAGTTTTACGCAAAAAAACATTAACTGTTCGATTGATGAATCATTAGAACGCTTTCAAGATGTGATGCATGCTGCAAAGCAACATAACCTGCCAGTAAGAGGCTACGTATCTTGTGTGTTAGGTTGCCCCTATGAAGGTTACATTGAGCCAGATAAAGTGGCTAAGGTCAGTAAAGCCCTGCTAGATATGGGATGCTATGAAGTGTCATTAGGTGACACCATAGGTGTAGGAACAGTAGCCTCTACTGCAATTATGCTCGACGCCGTATTAGCTCATATTTCTGCAGACAAGTTAGCCGTTCATTTTCATGACACCTATGGCCAAGCGCTTGCAAATATTCATGTAGCGCTGCGCAAAGGAATCGCTGTCGTAGACAGTGCAGTTGCAGGTTTAGGCGGTTGCCCATACGCAAAAGGAGCGTCGGGTAACGTTGCAACCGAAGACGTGCTTTACATGCTAAACGGCATGGGCATTGAAACAGGCGTAGATATGGACAAGCTGCTAGTTGCCTCAAGCTACATTCAAAGTCTGGTTGGCCATAACCAGTCTAAAGTTGCCAAAGCGCTACTTGCGAAATAA
- a CDS encoding acyltransferase family protein, whose product MASRVQHVDIAKGMSIAFVAMFHSELKAFLPSLIEPLSLVRMPLFFFLSGVFFSYAKPPNVFFNDKGQALLKPYFSVLLFVYLLVMIIEPNNEHWTLWGIFYGNGATLAWTPMWFLTHLFVVFSLGYCLFRYTPFAQFSLLAKWLILSLVFILGVLNIEVFWPYVERSLQVDMALPGLPFSLDIALITLCYFSAGAMLREQVVAFKPNTFWLCFSVAVFIAINLLFDARIDLNNRTFEMPVIATLGSIAGVYALLCVAYYLDNVQSIKYLLLKLGGASLFILIFHYWIGKEIYRVASVGISDHNLLFLIATTSFLLSILLPVAIKWLVQRSQFLSYFFFPIKSAK is encoded by the coding sequence ATGGCAAGTAGAGTGCAACATGTAGACATTGCCAAAGGTATGTCGATTGCTTTTGTGGCGATGTTTCACAGTGAGCTAAAAGCATTTTTGCCAAGCTTGATCGAACCCTTGTCTTTAGTTCGCATGCCACTCTTCTTTTTTCTTTCCGGCGTGTTCTTTTCGTACGCCAAACCACCTAATGTATTTTTTAATGATAAAGGTCAGGCGCTATTAAAACCGTATTTTAGTGTGCTTCTATTTGTTTATCTTTTAGTTATGATAATAGAGCCCAATAATGAACACTGGACGCTATGGGGCATATTCTACGGCAACGGCGCCACACTTGCTTGGACGCCCATGTGGTTTCTTACGCATCTTTTTGTCGTGTTTTCTCTCGGCTATTGCTTGTTTAGGTATACGCCTTTTGCACAGTTTTCTTTGCTAGCAAAATGGTTAATCTTGTCGCTTGTTTTTATCCTTGGTGTGCTAAATATAGAAGTATTTTGGCCATATGTGGAGCGCAGTTTACAGGTAGATATGGCTTTGCCTGGCTTGCCATTTTCACTGGATATTGCCTTGATCACGCTGTGCTATTTTAGTGCTGGCGCAATGTTACGCGAACAGGTTGTAGCCTTTAAGCCCAATACCTTTTGGTTGTGCTTTTCAGTTGCCGTGTTTATCGCTATTAATTTACTGTTTGACGCAAGAATAGATTTAAACAACAGAACGTTTGAAATGCCGGTGATCGCAACCTTAGGTTCAATTGCTGGCGTATATGCATTGTTATGTGTCGCATACTATTTAGATAATGTGCAAAGCATTAAGTACTTGTTGTTAAAGCTCGGTGGGGCAAGTTTGTTTATTTTGATCTTCCACTATTGGATTGGTAAGGAAATATATCGGGTCGCGAGCGTGGGTATCAGTGACCATAACTTACTGTTTTTGATCGCAACCACTTCATTTTTACTCAGTATTCTTTTGCCAGTAGCAATAAAGTGGCTGGTTCAACGTAGCCAATTTTTATCGTATTTCTTTTTTCCAATTAAATCAGCTAAATAA
- a CDS encoding patatin-like phospholipase family protein — protein MSAALKKSSKRNYKDTKHGLVLTGGGARAAYQVGVLKAITSFVPRNHGIPFPVICGTSAGAINSTALACYSSCFHLGVKKLEWIWKNLKPNKIYHADPVRAFGHLFGGVLASFQADYAPKVARSLINNAPLRDLLNQVIDFKRIDTNIINQYLSAVAVTASSYSSGDSISFYQSEEKITPWFRHKRRGQPAQINVEHLMASAALPMLFPSIRIKSEHYGDGSINQLSPLSPAVHLGAEKLFIVGVEQPKEPLHVNENNPHPPSTATIAGHLLDTVFSETLQSDLERVERLNQLLQQVPQEKQDATGIKQIDTFVINPSHDFNAIAAEYYYDLPLTMRLLLRTVGVTNDSDSSLISYLLFEQHYCSRLIKLGYEDALNKESEIKTFLSL, from the coding sequence ATGTCCGCTGCCTTAAAAAAATCATCAAAACGAAATTATAAAGACACCAAACACGGATTGGTGCTAACAGGTGGTGGTGCGCGTGCAGCTTACCAAGTGGGGGTTTTAAAAGCGATCACATCGTTTGTTCCAAGAAATCATGGTATCCCCTTTCCGGTCATCTGTGGCACGTCAGCCGGTGCAATAAATTCTACCGCATTAGCTTGTTATTCATCATGTTTTCATTTAGGCGTAAAAAAACTCGAATGGATCTGGAAAAACTTAAAACCTAACAAGATCTATCATGCTGATCCTGTACGAGCGTTTGGGCACTTGTTTGGTGGCGTACTTGCCTCGTTTCAGGCGGACTATGCGCCAAAAGTCGCTCGCAGTTTGATTAACAACGCACCGCTGCGTGATCTACTTAATCAAGTCATTGATTTTAAACGTATAGATACCAACATTATTAATCAATACTTGTCTGCTGTTGCCGTGACAGCTTCAAGCTATTCAAGTGGCGACTCAATTAGCTTTTATCAATCAGAGGAAAAAATCACGCCTTGGTTCAGACATAAAAGGCGCGGCCAACCTGCACAAATTAACGTTGAACACCTAATGGCATCGGCTGCCCTGCCAATGCTGTTTCCTTCAATACGTATAAAGTCAGAGCATTATGGCGACGGCTCGATAAATCAGTTATCGCCGCTGAGTCCCGCTGTTCACTTAGGCGCGGAAAAGCTTTTTATTGTGGGTGTTGAGCAACCCAAAGAGCCTCTGCATGTGAATGAGAACAACCCACATCCGCCCAGTACGGCAACAATAGCGGGTCATTTACTCGATACGGTATTTTCAGAAACGCTACAAAGTGATTTAGAACGGGTAGAAAGACTCAATCAGCTATTGCAACAAGTGCCTCAAGAAAAACAGGACGCTACCGGCATCAAACAAATTGATACCTTTGTGATTAATCCCAGCCATGATTTTAATGCCATCGCTGCCGAGTATTATTACGACCTGCCTCTAACCATGCGTTTGCTTTTACGCACGGTCGGCGTAACCAATGATTCTGATTCAAGTTTGATCAGTTACCTGCTGTTTGAACAGCATTACTGTTCTCGATTGATCAAGCTAGGTTATGAAGATGCGTTAAATAAAGAAAGTGAAATTAAGACATTTTTGTCTTTGTAA
- a CDS encoding BamA/TamA family outer membrane protein, giving the protein MKKALSVLAIAATVSSHSVSAQESLFIDPLDGFFDASTFLAENAYGFLPVPVIITDPAVDGGLGMMGLFFHEDEEEKEARLKAMQSMEENAGMHLLPPSVSIVGGAYTGNNSYFTGAGHLGFFKQGSIRYFGFAGYGDINIDFFGFGDVELPKPIEINTTAGALWQNVKFQIAGSRFYAGVVQRFISAEISPANISDLTGGILPPEFEDELTRLLTISTKTSGVGITAEYDTRDNFFSPSAGIRYQFNHLWYDDTFGSDIEYQLTELSGLHYLPITEKWRSGFRVEVNYANADQFLPTYATPAIKLRGIPAQRYQGNAVVNTELEIVYKINNRFDVNVFGGVGYAANEWGELSDAKSRVAKGAGFRYLIARRYGFKMGVDVAKGPEESVFYIQAGSAW; this is encoded by the coding sequence ATGAAAAAGGCGTTATCAGTGCTGGCGATAGCCGCAACCGTGAGTAGTCATTCAGTGTCAGCCCAAGAAAGCTTGTTTATCGATCCGCTCGATGGTTTTTTTGATGCCTCTACATTTCTCGCAGAAAATGCCTATGGGTTCTTACCTGTTCCAGTAATCATTACCGATCCCGCTGTCGACGGCGGTTTAGGTATGATGGGCCTTTTTTTTCATGAAGATGAAGAAGAAAAAGAGGCTCGTTTAAAAGCGATGCAATCAATGGAAGAGAATGCAGGTATGCATTTGCTGCCACCGTCAGTGTCGATAGTAGGTGGCGCATATACAGGCAACAACTCCTATTTTACCGGGGCGGGGCATTTAGGCTTTTTTAAACAAGGCAGTATTAGATACTTTGGCTTTGCGGGCTATGGCGACATAAATATCGACTTCTTTGGTTTTGGTGATGTCGAATTACCCAAACCGATTGAGATTAATACCACTGCAGGGGCGCTGTGGCAAAATGTGAAGTTTCAAATCGCTGGCAGCCGATTTTACGCTGGCGTAGTTCAACGATTTATTTCTGCTGAGATCTCACCGGCCAACATTAGCGATCTTACCGGCGGAATTTTACCACCAGAATTTGAAGATGAACTCACTCGTCTGTTGACGATATCAACTAAAACCTCTGGTGTTGGTATCACCGCAGAATACGATACGCGTGATAACTTCTTTTCACCCAGTGCCGGTATTCGATATCAATTCAACCACCTTTGGTATGACGACACTTTTGGTTCCGATATTGAATATCAGTTGACTGAACTTTCGGGACTGCATTATTTACCGATTACCGAAAAATGGCGCAGTGGTTTTCGCGTTGAAGTAAACTACGCCAATGCAGACCAATTTTTACCTACCTACGCGACCCCGGCAATTAAACTTAGAGGTATACCTGCGCAGCGATATCAAGGTAATGCTGTGGTCAATACAGAGCTTGAAATTGTCTATAAGATTAACAATCGATTTGACGTCAATGTTTTCGGCGGTGTTGGTTATGCCGCCAATGAATGGGGCGAGTTGTCGGACGCTAAAAGTAGGGTAGCTAAAGGCGCCGGCTTTCGATATCTAATCGCCCGAAGATATGGTTTCAAAATGGGTGTAGATGTAGCCAAAGGCCCGGAAGAAAGTGTATTTTATATTCAAGCGGGCTCTGCGTGGTAA
- a CDS encoding monovalent cation:proton antiporter-2 (CPA2) family protein has product MVHFIETLALLSCAVVVVWLFRKLNLPAILAYLIAGIIVGEHGFSWVTENVNYEHFAELGIVFLLFTLGLEFSFTRLKAMRHLVFAVGGLQVLVSILAFTLVSLLFDLSFGASFTVAAVLALSSTAIVIRQLSETGAMKRKSGQISVAVLLFQDIAVVPLLIIIPMLATGGEGSMLLALLFALVKGVFVVALLFFIGKKLLPPLFDLVAQVRTDELFVLTTLLVTLFAAALTQWFGLSMALGAFLAGMMLGESEYKHQLEADIRPYRDILLGLFFMTIGMKLDPAILVSAPLQTLALIVSFMMIKIVVIRQLAIRAGESAKDGWASGIMLAQMGEFGFVLIALANQNDILPQNVASMLLVAGILSMAITPYMVNNARKWALTLSNTKQIDTSEFEQLPTQRKLKDHVIICGFGRVGQTVSRFLKQEHIDFVAIDIDPLRTSKARQAGENVLFGSSRKAELLNAAQIDTARLVVIAFGEDKQSSEVIQKVRAMAPEVPILVRTKNDDQLDMLQQAGANEVVPESLEGSLMLVSQVLSLSGVPFSRIVRRVQKERKNHYNHLHGFFQGEQTDMSVDSPRKIEFAHAIVLTKDAFAIGKTVGELGLAERRVALLSIKRGEQEIEDLPNDFVLMEQDMVIVRGRPRRVERFEGYINQGET; this is encoded by the coding sequence GTGGTTCATTTTATCGAAACCCTGGCATTGCTCAGCTGTGCAGTTGTCGTAGTTTGGCTATTTAGAAAGTTAAACCTACCAGCGATTCTTGCTTATTTAATAGCAGGCATTATCGTTGGCGAGCACGGTTTTTCTTGGGTTACAGAAAACGTTAATTATGAACACTTTGCTGAGCTAGGTATTGTTTTTCTTCTGTTTACCTTAGGTCTAGAATTCTCTTTTACACGCCTAAAGGCGATGCGGCACTTGGTGTTTGCTGTGGGAGGCCTGCAAGTGTTGGTCTCTATTCTTGCCTTTACGCTGGTGTCCTTATTATTTGATTTAAGCTTTGGCGCAAGCTTTACAGTTGCGGCTGTACTCGCGCTTTCTTCAACCGCCATCGTGATAAGACAACTTAGTGAAACTGGGGCGATGAAACGTAAATCAGGCCAGATATCTGTTGCTGTTTTACTGTTTCAAGACATCGCCGTTGTGCCGCTTCTGATCATTATTCCTATGCTTGCGACAGGTGGCGAAGGGTCGATGTTACTTGCTTTGCTTTTCGCACTTGTCAAAGGTGTGTTTGTCGTCGCGCTACTCTTTTTTATCGGTAAAAAGTTGCTACCACCTTTGTTTGATTTAGTGGCGCAAGTTAGAACGGATGAGCTCTTTGTTTTAACAACGTTACTAGTGACCTTGTTTGCCGCTGCATTAACTCAATGGTTTGGCTTGTCTATGGCGTTAGGGGCATTCTTAGCGGGGATGATGCTTGGTGAAAGTGAGTATAAGCATCAACTTGAAGCCGATATAAGACCTTATCGCGATATATTGCTCGGTTTATTTTTTATGACAATAGGCATGAAACTAGACCCCGCGATATTGGTATCTGCTCCACTGCAAACCTTAGCGCTTATAGTATCGTTTATGATGATCAAGATTGTCGTGATCAGACAACTAGCAATCAGAGCCGGAGAATCCGCTAAAGATGGTTGGGCTTCAGGCATCATGCTGGCGCAAATGGGTGAGTTTGGTTTCGTGCTTATTGCCCTCGCTAATCAAAATGACATATTGCCGCAAAACGTTGCCTCTATGCTGCTTGTTGCCGGTATTTTGAGTATGGCAATTACTCCGTATATGGTGAATAACGCAAGAAAATGGGCGCTAACGCTGAGCAATACCAAACAGATAGATACTAGTGAGTTTGAACAATTGCCGACTCAACGAAAGTTAAAAGATCACGTTATTATTTGTGGTTTTGGCCGTGTTGGGCAGACGGTCAGTCGCTTTTTAAAGCAAGAGCATATAGATTTTGTTGCGATAGATATTGATCCGTTAAGAACCTCTAAAGCGCGGCAAGCTGGTGAGAATGTATTGTTTGGCTCTTCGCGTAAAGCAGAGCTTCTAAATGCGGCACAAATCGATACAGCGCGACTTGTTGTTATTGCTTTTGGCGAAGATAAGCAATCTTCTGAGGTGATACAAAAAGTAAGAGCAATGGCGCCAGAGGTGCCTATTTTAGTGCGCACTAAAAATGATGATCAACTTGATATGTTGCAGCAGGCAGGCGCTAATGAAGTTGTGCCCGAATCATTAGAAGGAAGCCTGATGCTAGTATCGCAAGTGTTATCCTTGTCAGGCGTTCCATTCTCGAGAATTGTTAGGCGTGTACAAAAAGAGCGTAAAAACCATTACAACCATTTACATGGTTTTTTTCAGGGCGAACAAACCGATATGAGCGTCGATAGCCCCAGAAAAATTGAGTTTGCGCATGCAATTGTTCTAACCAAAGATGCTTTTGCGATAGGAAAAACCGTGGGCGAGCTTGGTTTAGCGGAGCGAAGAGTGGCATTACTCAGTATTAAGCGAGGCGAACAAGAAATCGAAGATTTGCCCAATGATTTTGTGTTGATGGAACAGGACATGGTGATTGTTCGAGGACGACCTAGACGAGTCGAACGTTTTGAAGGGTACATTAATCAAGGCGAAACCTAG